CCAGTCCTCGTAACCTTTCTCCATAACTTGTTTATAACCACCAACTTTTCTTAATACTTCAAGTTTGATTAGGGAGCTATTGTTAACATAGTTACCCATTACAAACCGCCTTTTTCGATATTTTTTAGCCTCCATTGTACCTGTTTTGGAACCAAAATATTGCATGCCGGTATAAACAATATCGTAATCCTTCTTTCTGGCCAATTGAATCGTTTCTTCTAAATATCTAGAATCCAGCTTGTCATCTGCATCCAAAAAGACTACATAATATGTATCCAGAATTGACAATGCGTAATTCTTGCTGTCTATTACTCCCAAATTCTTAGATTTTGTGATTATCTCTATCTGATGCTTATACTTTCTAGCTATATCCAAGCTTGAATCTGAAGAATGATCATCGACCAAGATTATTCGATCTGGTTTATAACTCTGATGGAGAACTGACCTGATTGCTTCATCAAGGTATTCTTGATAATTATAATTCAAGATTACTACTGCTACAGCTGGCAACAAATTATTCTCTACTGATCCTATATCAGATCGCATATTGGTCAATCTATACCTTTGAACTAGTGTTCTAGGTAAATGCAAACTATTCCAGATCCCAGCCCTAAGTCTTGCTTTGGCATCCAAATCCTTTTTATTGTGCAAGTAACCCAACAATCCATGGATGAATCTCTTATAATACTCCAGTAAAAATCCAGATATATATTTAGAATCATAGTTGCGCATCACTACAAGAAATCTATTGCGATGCATATAATAGACATGAGAATAACTTCCTTCTGTACTACTGGCTCCAATCTGATGCCATAATTTAGCCTTTGGCTGATAAGCAATTTTCCATCCCCTATTTCTAAGGCGCAAAAACAAATCAGTCTCTTCATAATACAAAAAGAATTCCTTGGCTAAATATCCTACATCTTCCAGGGCACTTTTTCTAATCATCACTCCTGCTCCAGAGATTGTATCAACATATCCTGGTTTATCCCCATAAAGTTGTGTATGGGCATAGCCAAATCTATCTAAAACTGCGTAGCTATAATATTTATCTTGACTCTTGTTATTATCCTTCCAAATATAAGCTCTACCACCAACAGCTGCTACCCCTGGATCTTGATCTAGATAATCCTTGAGCTGATCCAGCCAGCCTGGATCGATAAATGTATCGTTATTAAGTAACACAAAGTATTCAGATTGGATATACTGATAAGCCATCGCATGACCCCCTGCAAAACCATAATTTTTATCTAACCTAATTAAATTGACTGGAAAAGTTTCAAACTTAGTCAAATAGATCTCAAGTAATCGATAATCTTCAAATTTAGAATTATTATCAATTAAAATCACCCTAAAGCTACGGTTCTGGGATTTTTTTAAGGATTCCAAGCACTGTATGGTGAGATCTGACCTGTTCCAATTAAGTATTATGATGTCTATCATTTTCTTTTTATTTTGGTTAGACTTGCCCGTTGATTAGGGGTAAATCCTGGATCAAACCAGCTCATAAAATCCCTGACCTCAACTATGGAGTTTCTTTGAATATCAAATCGATCTTTTAAGATTGTATTAATATGAATTAACAAAAAAAACTTAGCCTTAATAATCGACAAAATATTTCCTTGCTTAATCGAAGATAGCAAAAGCATAAAACTGGTCAGCCACATTGCTGGCAGATACATTATCAGGTAAGTCAATGGTAGGTTCTTGAGAAAAATCATCCACAAATTTTTAAACATGTGATAACGCACAAGGGCAGTATTGCTTCCTCCACTCGTCTTACCAACACCGTGATAAACTACTGATTTTGGTTGATACCAAATGCTATAACCTTTTCTTCTAGCCCTCAGGCTAATATCACAATCTTCATAATAGATAAAAAACTTCTCATCAAATAATCCGATCTCATTAAAAATATCTGTTCTGTAGATGCTAGCTGCACCACTTGCCATTGGTATCTCACGTGCAACATTATATTGACCTCTATCTTGCTCATTTCTAGCCTTAGGGTAGGGTCCTCCTGCCAATGCATAGTACTCACCAATACTATCAATCAGATAATGCCCATCTTTCTTATCTTGTCTCAATACCTTGGGAGCCACTATCGCAATCTTGTCATCTTGATTGATTAGTTCTAACAAGTTCTCCAACCAATTAGGTCTGACTAGGGCGTCGTTGTTCAATATAGCAAGATACTGGTATTGATTTATTTGAGCATATTTTATTCCTCGATTTACCCCCCCAGCAAAGCCATGATTCTTACTTTGCTTTAATACAATTGTTGCTGGAAATTCTTTGAGGGCATTATCAATCGAGCCATCAATTGA
The sequence above is drawn from the Candidatus Saccharibacteria bacterium genome and encodes:
- a CDS encoding glycosyltransferase family 2 protein is translated as MIPSKPIVIIPNFNGGSFLLDCLKSLSKQTISHDVLIIDNASIDGSIDNALKEFPATIVLKQSKNHGFAGGVNRGIKYAQINQYQYLAILNNDALVRPNWLENLLELINQDDKIAIVAPKVLRQDKKDGHYLIDSIGEYYALAGGPYPKARNEQDRGQYNVAREIPMASGAASIYRTDIFNEIGLFDEKFFIYYEDCDISLRARRKGYSIWYQPKSVVYHGVGKTSGGSNTALVRYHMFKNLWMIFLKNLPLTYLIMYLPAMWLTSFMLLLSSIKQGNILSIIKAKFFLLIHINTILKDRFDIQRNSIVEVRDFMSWFDPGFTPNQRASLTKIKRK